From Cellulomonas oligotrophica, a single genomic window includes:
- the pheT gene encoding phenylalanine--tRNA ligase subunit beta: protein MPRIPLTWLGEHVELPADLTAERLAADLVRVGLEEEAVHSSGVTGPLVVGEVLALTPEPQKNGKTIHWCQVDVGAHNAPDADGNPTVARGIVCGAQNFGVGDRVVVALPGAVLPGPFPIAARKTYGHVSDGMICSQRELGLGDDHAGIIVLERLGFGPDVTAPGTDARVLLGLADEVLEINVTPDRGYCFSMRGVAREYSHATGAVFTDPGLPGPGVLDARPAGVAVEIDDERPVHGVPGADRFVAQVVRGVRASAPSPAWMQTRLTQAGMRPVSLAVDVTNYVMLDLGQPMHAYDLATLTAPVVVRRAAAGERLTTLDGVDRALDEHDLLVTDSTGGRAARVLGIAGVMGGADSEVGDATTDLLLEAAHFDPVTVARSARRHRLASEASKRFERGVDPQLPRVAVARAVALLVEHGGGTPDDALTDVGTPAPPAPVTVDPTLPARLVGVPYTAAEVRSTLTQVGCTVEGADDASTWTVHVPTWRPDLVAGVDLVEEVARLRGYDAIPSVVPPAPTGRGLTRDQRVRRAVADALAAAGLVEVLSYPFVGPDQLDALGLDADDARRRAVRLVNPISDAQPFLRTDLLVTLLDTVRRNVARGTGDLAVFEAGLVTLPGQGAGVAPRLPGGVRPDDATLAALDAALPDQPLHLAAVLAGEVERGGWWGPGRPAQVTDVLGLVERVTALAGVTATARATVRAPFHPGRCAELVAPSGRVLGHAGELHPNVLAALGLPARAVAFELDLSVVLAEASADPVEAVPVSTFPVAKEDVALVVDADVPAGEVLAAVRAGAGDVLEDVRLFDVYTGDQVGPGKRSLAFALRLRAADRTLTAAETAAVRDAVVAQAHARVGAVLRG, encoded by the coding sequence ATGCCTCGCATCCCCCTGACCTGGCTCGGCGAGCACGTCGAGCTCCCCGCGGACCTCACGGCCGAGCGGCTGGCCGCCGACCTCGTGCGCGTCGGGCTCGAGGAGGAGGCCGTGCACTCCTCCGGCGTGACCGGCCCGCTCGTCGTGGGCGAGGTCCTCGCCCTCACGCCCGAGCCGCAGAAGAACGGCAAGACGATCCACTGGTGCCAGGTCGACGTCGGCGCGCACAACGCGCCCGACGCCGACGGGAACCCCACCGTGGCCCGCGGCATCGTGTGCGGGGCGCAGAACTTCGGCGTCGGCGACCGTGTCGTCGTCGCGCTGCCCGGCGCCGTGCTGCCGGGGCCGTTCCCCATCGCCGCCCGCAAGACGTACGGGCACGTGTCCGACGGCATGATCTGCTCCCAGCGAGAGCTCGGCCTCGGCGACGACCACGCCGGGATCATCGTGCTCGAACGGCTCGGCTTCGGCCCGGACGTCACCGCGCCCGGCACCGACGCGCGCGTGCTCCTCGGCCTGGCCGACGAGGTCCTCGAGATCAACGTCACCCCCGACCGCGGCTACTGCTTCTCGATGCGTGGAGTCGCCCGCGAGTACTCCCACGCCACGGGGGCCGTGTTCACCGACCCCGGGCTGCCGGGCCCCGGCGTGCTCGATGCGCGCCCCGCCGGCGTCGCCGTCGAGATCGACGACGAGCGCCCCGTGCACGGGGTGCCGGGGGCGGACCGGTTCGTCGCCCAGGTCGTGCGCGGGGTGCGGGCGTCGGCCCCGTCGCCGGCGTGGATGCAGACCCGCCTCACGCAGGCCGGCATGCGTCCCGTCTCGCTCGCGGTCGACGTGACCAACTACGTGATGCTCGACCTCGGTCAGCCGATGCACGCCTACGACCTGGCCACCCTCACGGCCCCCGTCGTGGTGCGGCGGGCCGCGGCGGGCGAGCGGCTGACCACGCTCGACGGCGTCGATCGCGCCCTCGACGAGCACGACCTGCTCGTCACGGACTCCACGGGCGGGCGCGCCGCCCGCGTGCTCGGCATCGCCGGTGTGATGGGCGGCGCGGACAGCGAGGTGGGCGACGCGACGACCGACCTGCTGCTGGAGGCCGCGCACTTCGACCCCGTCACGGTCGCGCGGTCGGCGCGCCGGCACCGGCTCGCGTCCGAGGCGTCCAAGCGCTTCGAGCGCGGTGTGGACCCGCAGCTGCCGCGCGTCGCCGTCGCGCGGGCGGTCGCGCTCCTCGTGGAGCACGGCGGCGGCACCCCCGACGACGCGCTCACGGACGTCGGCACCCCCGCCCCGCCGGCGCCCGTGACGGTCGACCCGACCCTCCCGGCGCGCCTCGTCGGTGTCCCGTACACGGCGGCCGAGGTGCGCAGCACCCTCACCCAGGTCGGCTGCACCGTCGAGGGTGCGGACGACGCGAGCACCTGGACCGTCCACGTGCCGACCTGGCGGCCCGACCTGGTCGCGGGCGTCGACCTGGTCGAGGAGGTCGCCCGCCTGCGCGGGTACGACGCGATCCCCTCGGTCGTGCCGCCCGCCCCGACCGGCCGCGGGCTGACGCGCGACCAGCGGGTCCGCCGCGCGGTCGCGGACGCGCTCGCCGCGGCGGGACTCGTCGAGGTCCTGAGCTACCCCTTCGTCGGCCCGGACCAGCTCGACGCCCTCGGCCTCGACGCCGACGACGCCCGGCGCCGCGCGGTGCGTCTGGTGAACCCGATCTCCGACGCGCAGCCGTTCCTGCGCACCGACCTGCTCGTGACGCTGCTCGACACGGTCCGCCGCAACGTGGCCCGGGGCACGGGCGACCTCGCGGTCTTCGAGGCCGGCCTCGTGACCCTGCCGGGGCAGGGCGCCGGCGTCGCGCCGCGGCTGCCGGGAGGCGTCCGGCCCGACGACGCGACGCTCGCGGCCCTCGACGCAGCGCTGCCCGACCAGCCCCTGCACCTCGCGGCGGTGCTGGCCGGCGAGGTGGAGCGCGGCGGGTGGTGGGGCCCGGGCCGTCCCGCGCAGGTCACGGACGTGCTCGGGCTCGTCGAGCGCGTCACCGCGCTCGCGGGGGTCACGGCGACCGCGCGCGCCACGGTGCGCGCACCGTTCCACCCGGGCCGGTGCGCCGAGCTGGTCGCGCCCTCGGGCCGGGTGCTGGGGCACGCGGGCGAGCTGCACCCCAACGTGCTCGCGGCCCTGGGGCTGCCTGCGCGTGCGGTGGCGTTCGAGCTCGACCTGTCGGTGGTGCTCGCCGAGGCGTCCGCGGACCCGGTCGAGGCGGTCCCGGTGTCGACGTTCCCGGTCGCCAAGGAGGACGTGGCGCTCGTCGTCGACGCGGACGTGCCGGCGGGCGAGGTCCTCGCCGCGGTGCGGGCCGGCGCCGGCGACGTGCTCGAGGACGTCCGGCTGTTCGACGTCTACACCGGTGACCAGGTGGGGCCGGGCAAGCGGTCGCTCGCGTTCGCGCTGCGGCTGCGGGCGGCCGACCGGACGCTGACGGCGGCGGAGACGGCGGCGGTTCGTGACGCCGTGGTCGCGCAGGCGCACGCGCGGGTCGGCGCGGTCCTGCGGGGCTGA
- a CDS encoding ExeM/NucH family extracellular endonuclease, producing MHARRRTTTGALTALTLLITGGAVAAPASAAVSPDAAVVISEVYGGGGNAGATLTQDFVELYNPGDEPVDVSGWAVQYASATGSSWNITPLTGRSIAAGGHLLVGQARGAGGTVEIAADVTGTAAMSGTQGKVALTSSASALTCSTGCATLDPVVDLVGYGAASSFAGSAPAPATANATSASRDAEGTNTADNAADFTVGAPTPTPSGTDPEDPEDPEDPTEVTIAQVQGTGASSPLVGQTVTTSGVVTAAYPTGGLNGYVLQTPGTGGGDGTGRTGSDAVFVYSPATAGDAEVGQHLRVTGAVAEFNGLTQVTVAAAADVEELPAAAAPAPVEGVWPATTEAREALESMLLLPTGDLTVTNTYSTNQYGEVGLAVGTTPLLQPTDVARPGSAQALAVAADNAARGVVLDDGATTNFLNAANGGLTPPYVSLENPVRVGAAAQVTSPVVVDWRNGAWKLNPTAPVVAGGPLPATFENDRTPAPEAVGGDLQVASFNVLNYFTTLGDQDASCVAYTAPGGEPVTVREGCDQRGAWDAQDLERQQDKLVAAISALDADVVGLMEIEGSARVDGTPDEALGALVDALNDAAGADVWAFVPSSDELPPAAELDVITNAIIYRTAAVQRTGESRALGDQSGDDQAFGNAREPIGQVFTPVGGGEPFLVVVNHFKSKGSAGPWPGDADAGDGQGSSNESRVRQATALRDWVPTVRGDAEAVALVGDFNSYTFEDPLQLLYDAGYVNAAATLAPGQHSYSFSGLSGSLDHVLLNEAAAARATGADVWEINSGESVALEYSRYGYHGTSFHAPDPYRSSDHDPVVVGLAAGEQDGPVDLTLLNVNDFHGRIDANTVKVAGTVEQQRAAAEAAGGAAAFLSAGDNIGASVFASSVQDDQPTIDVLNALDLAASAVGNHEFDRGYDDLVDRVVDGGENAQFPYLGANVYEKGTTTPALDEYALLDMAGVTVAVIGAVTEETPSLVTPAGVADLDFGDPVEAVNRVAAQLTDGDAANGEADVIVAEYHEGAGAGTPDGSTLEEEVAAGGAFADIVTGTSAEVDAIFTGHTHKQYAWSAPVPGEEGRTRPVLQTGSYGEFVGKVVLTYDPEADEVTASTAENVARTGTSDADLVAAYPRVAEVKQIVDAALAFATQVGSQPVGSVQADITTAYAGGSYVDGVYTGSGPLPTTGRDDRSRESALGNVVAQALLDATSSAERGGAQIGVANPGGLRADLFYAPDGVVTLAEANAVQPFVNNVWTTTLTGEQLVTLLEQQWQTNADGSIPSRPYLQLGLSDNVSYTFDASRPLGDRITSVSVDGEPVDPAAGYRIATYSFLAQGGDNFRILTEGDATADSGLIDREAWFAYLGAHPDLAPDFTERAVGVPELPASVEAGQDLTFEVSGLNLTSLGSPENTSLEVLLDEEVLGEVTLTRTGVDASGTVDVTVPAGTPAGDRTLVLVAQPSGTTVRLPLTVEAGLPSSTTTLTARPDSQVHGAFGRRVELTARVVADVPTTGTVEFVAGDDVLGTATLRRGQARLTLPASTPAGTYEVVARYAGTTTVAGSQSAPVTVTVEKVGSATTLSVAGSPVSWLPSVWVSTVRLDTGRLPDGTVELREGTRVVARADVRLGVAIGTLPRDLGRGSHSLTAVFVPDDPANVEGSTSRTVRVSVR from the coding sequence GTGCACGCTCGACGACGAACGACCACCGGAGCGCTCACGGCGCTCACCCTGCTGATCACCGGTGGGGCGGTGGCGGCCCCGGCGTCGGCGGCGGTCTCGCCCGACGCCGCGGTCGTGATCTCCGAGGTCTACGGAGGTGGGGGCAACGCGGGTGCGACGCTCACCCAGGACTTCGTCGAGCTGTACAACCCGGGCGACGAGCCCGTCGACGTGTCCGGCTGGGCCGTGCAGTACGCGTCCGCGACGGGCAGCAGCTGGAACATCACGCCGCTGACCGGTCGCAGCATCGCGGCCGGCGGGCACCTGCTCGTGGGGCAGGCTCGCGGGGCCGGCGGCACCGTCGAGATCGCCGCGGACGTGACGGGCACCGCGGCGATGAGCGGCACGCAGGGCAAGGTGGCCCTGACGTCGTCCGCCTCCGCGCTGACCTGCTCGACCGGCTGCGCGACGCTCGACCCGGTCGTCGACCTGGTCGGCTACGGCGCGGCCTCGTCGTTCGCGGGCTCCGCGCCCGCGCCGGCGACGGCGAACGCGACGTCGGCGTCGCGTGACGCCGAGGGCACCAACACGGCGGACAACGCCGCGGACTTCACGGTCGGTGCACCGACGCCGACGCCCTCGGGCACGGACCCCGAGGACCCGGAGGACCCGGAGGACCCGACCGAGGTCACGATCGCGCAGGTCCAGGGCACCGGGGCGAGCTCACCGCTGGTGGGCCAGACCGTCACGACGTCCGGCGTCGTCACCGCCGCCTACCCCACGGGCGGCCTCAACGGCTACGTCCTGCAGACGCCCGGCACGGGCGGCGGCGACGGCACGGGCCGCACGGGCTCGGACGCGGTGTTCGTGTACTCGCCCGCCACCGCCGGTGACGCCGAGGTCGGGCAGCACCTGCGCGTGACCGGTGCGGTCGCGGAGTTCAACGGGCTGACCCAGGTCACGGTCGCGGCCGCGGCCGACGTCGAGGAGCTGCCCGCCGCGGCGGCCCCCGCACCCGTGGAGGGCGTCTGGCCGGCGACGACGGAGGCCCGCGAGGCGCTGGAGTCGATGCTCCTGCTGCCGACCGGTGACCTGACCGTCACGAACACCTACAGCACGAACCAGTACGGCGAGGTGGGCCTGGCCGTCGGGACGACCCCGCTGCTCCAGCCCACCGACGTCGCCCGGCCCGGGTCCGCGCAGGCCCTGGCCGTGGCCGCGGACAACGCCGCGCGCGGCGTCGTGCTCGACGACGGTGCGACCACGAACTTCCTCAACGCCGCGAACGGCGGTCTCACGCCGCCGTACGTCTCGCTCGAGAACCCGGTGCGTGTCGGTGCGGCGGCGCAGGTCACCTCGCCCGTCGTCGTCGACTGGCGCAACGGTGCGTGGAAGCTCAACCCGACGGCGCCCGTCGTGGCGGGCGGGCCCCTGCCGGCAACGTTCGAGAACGACCGGACCCCGGCGCCCGAGGCCGTCGGCGGCGACCTGCAGGTCGCCTCGTTCAACGTCCTCAACTACTTCACGACCCTGGGCGACCAGGACGCGTCGTGCGTCGCGTACACCGCGCCCGGCGGCGAGCCCGTCACGGTGCGCGAGGGCTGCGACCAGCGCGGAGCGTGGGACGCGCAGGACCTCGAGCGTCAGCAGGACAAGCTCGTCGCGGCGATCTCCGCGCTCGACGCCGACGTGGTCGGCCTCATGGAGATCGAGGGCTCGGCCCGTGTCGACGGGACGCCGGACGAGGCGCTGGGCGCGCTCGTCGACGCGCTGAACGACGCGGCCGGTGCCGACGTGTGGGCGTTCGTTCCGTCGTCGGACGAGCTGCCGCCGGCAGCCGAGCTCGACGTCATCACCAACGCGATCATCTACCGGACCGCCGCCGTGCAGCGCACGGGGGAGTCCCGTGCGCTGGGCGACCAGAGCGGGGACGACCAGGCGTTCGGCAACGCGCGCGAGCCGATCGGCCAGGTCTTCACGCCGGTGGGCGGCGGTGAGCCGTTCCTCGTCGTGGTCAACCACTTCAAGTCCAAGGGCTCGGCCGGTCCGTGGCCGGGCGACGCGGACGCCGGTGACGGCCAGGGCTCGTCGAACGAGTCGCGGGTGCGGCAGGCGACGGCGCTGCGCGACTGGGTGCCGACCGTGCGGGGCGACGCCGAGGCGGTCGCGCTCGTGGGCGACTTCAACTCGTACACGTTCGAGGACCCGCTGCAGCTGCTCTACGACGCCGGCTACGTCAACGCGGCCGCGACGCTCGCACCGGGGCAGCACAGCTACTCGTTCAGCGGGCTGTCGGGGTCGCTCGACCACGTGCTGCTCAACGAGGCGGCGGCCGCCCGGGCCACGGGTGCCGACGTCTGGGAGATCAACTCCGGGGAGTCCGTCGCGCTGGAGTACAGCCGCTACGGCTACCACGGCACGTCGTTCCACGCGCCCGACCCGTACCGCTCGTCCGACCACGACCCCGTCGTGGTCGGCCTGGCCGCGGGCGAGCAGGACGGCCCGGTTGACCTGACGCTGCTCAACGTCAACGACTTCCACGGCCGGATCGACGCGAACACCGTCAAGGTGGCGGGCACGGTCGAGCAGCAGCGTGCGGCGGCCGAGGCGGCCGGCGGTGCGGCGGCGTTCCTGTCGGCCGGCGACAACATCGGCGCGTCGGTCTTCGCGTCGTCGGTCCAGGACGACCAGCCGACGATCGACGTCCTCAACGCCCTGGACCTGGCGGCGTCGGCCGTCGGCAACCACGAGTTCGACCGCGGCTACGACGACCTCGTGGACCGTGTGGTCGACGGCGGCGAGAACGCGCAGTTCCCGTACCTGGGTGCCAACGTCTACGAGAAGGGCACGACGACGCCGGCGCTCGACGAGTACGCGCTGCTCGACATGGCCGGTGTGACGGTCGCCGTGATCGGCGCCGTCACCGAGGAGACGCCGTCGCTGGTGACGCCCGCCGGCGTGGCGGACCTGGACTTCGGCGACCCGGTCGAGGCCGTCAACCGCGTCGCTGCGCAGCTCACGGACGGTGACGCCGCCAACGGCGAGGCCGACGTCATCGTCGCGGAGTACCACGAGGGCGCCGGGGCGGGGACGCCCGACGGCTCCACCCTGGAGGAGGAGGTCGCGGCGGGCGGTGCGTTCGCGGACATCGTCACGGGCACGTCGGCCGAGGTCGACGCGATCTTCACCGGCCACACCCACAAGCAGTACGCGTGGTCGGCGCCGGTGCCCGGCGAGGAGGGGCGCACGCGTCCGGTCCTGCAGACGGGCTCCTACGGCGAGTTCGTCGGCAAGGTCGTCCTGACCTACGACCCCGAGGCTGACGAGGTGACGGCGTCGACGGCGGAGAACGTCGCCCGCACGGGGACGTCCGACGCGGACCTGGTCGCGGCGTACCCGCGGGTCGCCGAGGTCAAGCAGATCGTCGACGCGGCCCTGGCGTTCGCCACCCAGGTCGGGTCGCAGCCGGTCGGCTCGGTGCAGGCCGACATCACGACCGCGTACGCGGGCGGGTCGTACGTCGACGGCGTCTACACCGGCTCCGGCCCGCTGCCCACGACGGGCCGTGACGACCGCAGCCGCGAGTCGGCGCTGGGCAACGTCGTCGCCCAGGCGCTCCTCGACGCCACGTCGTCGGCCGAGCGCGGCGGTGCCCAGATCGGCGTCGCGAACCCCGGCGGTCTGCGTGCGGACCTGTTCTACGCGCCGGACGGCGTGGTGACCCTCGCGGAGGCGAACGCCGTCCAGCCGTTCGTCAACAACGTCTGGACGACGACGCTGACGGGTGAGCAGCTCGTGACGCTGCTGGAGCAGCAGTGGCAGACCAACGCGGACGGTTCGATCCCGAGCCGGCCGTACCTGCAGCTCGGCCTGTCGGACAACGTGTCGTACACGTTCGACGCGTCGCGGCCGCTGGGCGACCGCATCACGTCGGTCTCGGTCGACGGGGAGCCGGTCGACCCGGCTGCCGGCTACCGGATCGCGACGTACTCGTTCCTCGCGCAGGGCGGCGACAACTTCCGCATCCTGACCGAGGGCGACGCGACGGCCGACTCGGGGCTGATCGACCGGGAGGCGTGGTTCGCGTACCTCGGCGCGCACCCCGACCTCGCGCCGGACTTCACCGAGCGCGCCGTCGGCGTGCCCGAGCTCCCGGCGTCGGTCGAGGCCGGGCAGGACCTCACGTTCGAGGTCTCGGGCCTGAACCTCACGAGCCTCGGCTCGCCGGAGAACACCTCGCTCGAGGTGCTGCTCGACGAGGAGGTCCTCGGCGAGGTCACGCTGACCCGCACGGGCGTCGACGCGTCGGGCACCGTCGACGTGACGGTCCCGGCGGGGACGCCGGCCGGGGACCGCACCCTCGTGCTGGTCGCGCAGCCCAGCGGCACGACGGTCCGTCTGCCGCTGACCGTCGAGGCCGGGCTGCCGTCGTCGACGACCACCCTCACGGCCCGGCCGGACAGCCAGGTCCACGGGGCGTTCGGCCGCCGCGTCGAGCTCACCGCCCGGGTCGTCGCCGACGTCCCGACGACGGGGACGGTGGAGTTCGTCGCCGGCGACGACGTGCTGGGCACGGCGACGCTGCGGCGCGGCCAGGCGCGCCTGACGCTGCCGGCGAGCACGCCGGCCGGCACCTACGAGGTCGTCGCGCGGTACGCGGGGACGACCACGGTCGCGGGATCGCAGTCCGCGCCGGTGACGGTCACGGTGGAGAAGGTCGGGTCCGCCACGACGCTCAGCGTCGCCGGGTCGCCGGTCTCCTGGCTGCCCTCGGTGTGGGTCTCCACGGTCCGGCTGGACACGGGGCGCCTGCCCGACGGCACGGTCGAGCTGCGCGAGGGCACCCGGGTCGTGGCCCGTGCCGACGTGCGGCTCGGCGTCGCGATCGGCACGCTCCCGCGTGACCTGGGTCGTGGCTCGCACAGCCTCACGGCCGTGTTCGTGCCGGACGACCCGGCGAACGTCGAGGGCAGCACGAGCCGCACGGTGCGGGTGAGCGTGCGCTGA
- the thiM gene encoding hydroxyethylthiazole kinase, protein MTSAVLPSYDLAARTGAALSELRARTPLVQCVTNEVTSNLVANAVLAIGASPAMASVPGEAEELAGSAGAVLVNLGTPGPDQRACVEATVAAAVGAGVPWVLDPVAVGVLSVRTRLAARLLAERPTVVRGNASEVRALAGEASSGRGVDARDAVEAAASAARALAGATGGAVAVSGPVDLVTDGSATLRLAVGDPFLARVTGAGCALGGLTAAFAAVTDPVVAAVGASTALGVAAERAAVVARGPGSFVVALLDELSLLSADDVAARVGAELAVGVPA, encoded by the coding sequence ATGACGTCTGCCGTCCTGCCCTCCTACGACCTCGCCGCCCGCACGGGCGCGGCGCTGAGCGAGCTGCGGGCCCGCACGCCGCTCGTCCAGTGCGTCACCAACGAGGTCACGTCGAACCTCGTCGCCAACGCGGTCCTCGCGATCGGCGCCTCGCCGGCGATGGCGTCCGTCCCGGGCGAGGCGGAGGAGCTCGCCGGGTCCGCCGGTGCGGTCCTGGTGAACCTCGGCACGCCGGGCCCCGACCAGCGGGCGTGCGTCGAGGCGACCGTCGCGGCCGCGGTCGGTGCGGGGGTGCCGTGGGTGCTCGACCCCGTCGCGGTCGGCGTCCTGTCGGTCCGGACCCGGCTCGCGGCGCGGCTGCTCGCCGAGCGCCCGACGGTCGTGCGGGGGAACGCGAGCGAGGTCCGTGCACTCGCGGGCGAGGCGTCGTCCGGGCGCGGCGTCGACGCGCGCGACGCCGTCGAGGCGGCGGCGTCGGCGGCCCGGGCGCTGGCCGGTGCCACGGGCGGTGCGGTGGCCGTGTCGGGGCCCGTCGACCTCGTGACGGACGGGTCGGCCACGCTCCGGCTGGCGGTCGGCGACCCGTTCCTCGCCCGCGTCACGGGTGCGGGGTGCGCGCTGGGCGGGCTGACGGCGGCGTTCGCCGCGGTGACGGACCCCGTGGTGGCGGCGGTCGGGGCGTCGACGGCGCTGGGCGTCGCGGCCGAGCGGGCCGCGGTGGTGGCCCGGGGGCCGGGGTCGTTCGTCGTGGCGCTGCTCGACGAGCTGTCCCTGCTGAGCGCCGACGACGTCGCGGCGCGCGTCGGCGCCGAGCTCGCGGTGGGGGTGCCCGCGTGA
- a CDS encoding thiamine phosphate synthase, with protein sequence MSRGPEGIYLVLDLDVCASAGHHPADVARAAVAAGVGAVQVRAKRAPVREQVAVTVAVADALRLAGPALLVVDDRVDVALAARARGALVHGVHVGQGDLAVDDVRALLGADAVVGVSAARPQDVRAVPPAADYVGSGPVRLTATKPDAGPALGMDGLATAVAASSLPVVAIGGLAADDVPAVRAAGARSMAVVSAVCGAPDPGAAARALVAAWGGTGGPPGPAADRWPSARAAVVR encoded by the coding sequence GTGAGCCGCGGGCCGGAGGGGATCTACCTCGTGCTCGACCTCGACGTGTGCGCGTCGGCCGGCCACCACCCCGCCGACGTCGCGCGGGCCGCCGTCGCGGCGGGGGTCGGGGCCGTGCAGGTGCGGGCCAAGCGTGCGCCGGTGCGCGAGCAGGTCGCCGTGACGGTCGCGGTCGCGGACGCGCTGAGGCTGGCCGGGCCGGCGCTGCTGGTCGTCGACGACCGGGTCGACGTGGCCCTGGCTGCCCGGGCGCGCGGCGCCCTCGTCCACGGCGTGCACGTGGGGCAGGGCGACCTCGCGGTCGACGACGTGCGGGCGCTGCTGGGTGCCGACGCGGTCGTGGGCGTCTCCGCGGCGCGGCCGCAGGACGTGCGTGCCGTGCCGCCGGCGGCGGACTACGTCGGCAGCGGACCGGTCCGTCTGACGGCGACGAAGCCCGACGCCGGGCCGGCGCTCGGCATGGACGGCCTGGCCACGGCCGTGGCGGCCTCGTCGTTGCCGGTGGTCGCGATCGGCGGCCTCGCGGCCGACGACGTGCCCGCCGTCCGGGCGGCGGGTGCACGCTCCATGGCGGTGGTCAGCGCGGTGTGCGGTGCGCCGGACCCGGGCGCCGCCGCCCGGGCGCTGGTCGCCGCGTGGGGCGGCACGGGTGGACCTCCGGGGCCCGCCGCGGACCGGTGGCCCTCCGCCCGCGCGGCGGTGGTCCGGTGA
- the thiD gene encoding bifunctional hydroxymethylpyrimidine kinase/phosphomethylpyrimidine kinase, giving the protein MSGRGPSRVRALSVAGTDPTGGAGVQADLKSFAAHGAYGMAVVTALVAQNTHGVRAVHVPDVAFLRAQLDAVGDDVTVDAVKLGMLGTRDVVEEVAAWLRRTRPPVVVLDPVMVATSGDRLLDAGAEQAVRALVARADLVTPNLPELGVLLDERRAPSWAAAVDQARRLARSAGVTVLLKGGHLDDDVSPDAVVDARTVVELEAVRVSTTSTHGTGCSLSAAVAALRPRRPDWVSAARDAKEWLTGAIAAGEALQVGSGRGPVDHLHHVPTLGARAFSVEAWDAVADLRAACDALPFVRALADGTLPTDAFEAYLHQDALYLGVYARVLARASELAPDPVAQAFFARGAAGCLDVEAQLHRDRLGRSDRVHRSGASVVTRAYVDHLAAVGAHGSYAQVLAAVLPCYWLYADVGARILARAGDLAAHPFGDWVGTYGDPGFAALADEARRLTDEAAREVGAGERARMLAAFVTSCEHEVAFFDQVAVRAAHGEVDLRSAVPVTAG; this is encoded by the coding sequence GTGAGCGGCCGCGGACCCAGCCGCGTGCGGGCGCTCTCCGTCGCGGGGACGGACCCGACGGGTGGGGCGGGTGTCCAGGCGGACCTGAAGTCGTTCGCCGCGCACGGCGCGTACGGCATGGCCGTCGTCACCGCGCTCGTCGCGCAGAACACGCACGGCGTGCGGGCGGTGCACGTGCCGGACGTGGCGTTCCTGAGGGCGCAGCTCGACGCCGTGGGCGACGACGTGACGGTCGACGCCGTCAAGCTCGGCATGCTCGGCACGCGCGACGTCGTCGAGGAGGTCGCCGCGTGGCTGCGCCGCACGCGCCCGCCCGTCGTGGTCCTGGACCCGGTGATGGTCGCGACCAGCGGCGACCGGCTCCTGGACGCGGGGGCCGAGCAGGCGGTGCGCGCGCTCGTCGCCCGGGCGGACCTGGTCACGCCCAACCTGCCCGAGCTCGGCGTGCTGCTCGACGAGCGGCGCGCGCCGTCGTGGGCCGCGGCCGTGGACCAGGCGCGCCGGCTCGCCCGGTCCGCGGGCGTGACGGTGCTGCTCAAGGGCGGTCACCTCGACGACGACGTCAGCCCGGACGCCGTGGTCGACGCGCGCACGGTCGTCGAGCTCGAGGCGGTCCGGGTGAGCACGACGAGCACGCACGGGACGGGGTGCTCGTTGTCGGCGGCGGTCGCGGCCCTGCGCCCCCGACGCCCGGACTGGGTGAGCGCCGCCCGCGACGCCAAGGAGTGGCTGACGGGGGCGATCGCGGCGGGGGAGGCGCTGCAGGTCGGCTCGGGCCGTGGCCCCGTCGACCACCTGCACCACGTGCCGACCCTGGGGGCCCGAGCCTTCAGCGTGGAGGCGTGGGACGCGGTGGCGGACCTGCGGGCGGCGTGCGACGCGCTGCCGTTCGTGCGGGCGCTCGCCGACGGGACGCTCCCGACGGACGCGTTCGAGGCCTACCTGCACCAGGACGCCCTGTACCTCGGCGTGTACGCCCGGGTGCTGGCGCGCGCGAGCGAGCTGGCGCCCGACCCGGTCGCGCAGGCGTTCTTCGCGCGGGGGGCCGCCGGGTGCCTCGACGTCGAGGCGCAGCTGCACAGGGACCGGCTGGGCCGGTCGGACCGCGTGCACCGGTCCGGCGCGTCGGTGGTGACGCGCGCGTACGTCGACCACCTCGCGGCGGTCGGTGCGCACGGCTCCTACGCGCAGGTGCTGGCCGCGGTGCTGCCGTGCTACTGGCTGTACGCGGACGTCGGCGCGCGCATCCTGGCGCGTGCGGGCGACCTGGCGGCCCACCCGTTCGGCGACTGGGTCGGCACCTACGGCGACCCGGGCTTCGCGGCGCTCGCGGACGAGGCCCGTCGGCTGACGGACGAGGCGGCGCGGGAGGTCGGTGCGGGGGAGCGGGCACGGATGCTCGCGGCGTTCGTGACGTCGTGCGAGCACGAGGTGGCGTTCTTCGACCAGGTCGCCGTCCGGGCGGCGCACGGGGAGGTCGACCTCCGGTCCGCCGTGCCCGTGACGGCCGGGTGA